One Stigmatella aurantiaca genomic region harbors:
- a CDS encoding response regulator has product MSANILVVDDSPTVRNIIKIYLMNLRLSIIEAEDATRALQLLRLVPVSVVIADINMPGMDGITFVKELRANPMPQVRGIPVILLTAEKGGDLRQRGADAGANAFIQKPVSHHDLTETVRQYLPQAAP; this is encoded by the coding sequence GTGAGTGCCAACATCCTGGTGGTGGATGACAGCCCAACCGTCCGCAACATCATCAAGATCTACTTGATGAACCTCCGGCTCAGCATCATCGAGGCGGAGGATGCGACGCGGGCGTTGCAGCTGTTACGGCTCGTGCCGGTGAGTGTCGTGATCGCGGATATCAACATGCCGGGCATGGATGGCATCACCTTCGTGAAGGAGCTGCGCGCCAATCCCATGCCCCAGGTGCGCGGCATCCCCGTGATTCTCCTGACCGCGGAGAAGGGCGGAGACCTGCGGCAGCGGGGCGCCGATGCCGGGGCCAATGCGTTCATCCAGAAGCCGGTGTCCCACCACGATTTGACCGAGACGGTCCGTCAGTACCTGCCCCAAGCCGCCCCGTGA
- the fabI gene encoding enoyl-ACP reductase FabI — MLLQGKKILITGVLTPQSIAYGIAEHALAQGAEIVLTGFGRARSLTERSAKRLKPGTEVLELDVNKPEDFKALTASLKEKWGRVDGAVHSIAFAPEDALGGNFLNTPWESVQTAFRVSTFSLKELAVAVAPLMPSGGSIITLDFDNNVAWPIYDWMGVCKAALAATVRYLARDLGPKGIRVNALAAGPLNTIAAKGIPGFKSLEQAWGRQAPLGWDSRNSHETVGRTACALLSDWMPSTTGEQVHVDGGYHSIGAPPVDPSLDDPPEAKPAPADE; from the coding sequence ATGCTGCTGCAGGGTAAGAAGATCCTCATCACCGGTGTCTTGACCCCCCAGTCGATTGCCTACGGCATCGCCGAGCATGCCCTGGCCCAGGGCGCGGAAATCGTTCTGACCGGCTTTGGCCGGGCCCGCTCGCTCACGGAGCGCAGCGCCAAGCGCCTCAAGCCCGGCACCGAAGTGCTCGAGCTGGACGTGAACAAGCCCGAGGATTTCAAGGCGCTGACGGCCTCGCTGAAGGAGAAGTGGGGCCGGGTGGATGGCGCCGTGCATTCGATTGCCTTCGCTCCCGAGGATGCCCTGGGAGGCAACTTCCTCAACACGCCCTGGGAGAGCGTTCAGACCGCGTTTCGCGTCTCCACCTTCTCCCTGAAGGAGCTGGCGGTGGCGGTCGCCCCGCTCATGCCCTCGGGTGGGTCTATCATCACACTGGATTTTGACAACAACGTTGCATGGCCCATCTACGACTGGATGGGGGTGTGCAAAGCGGCGCTCGCGGCCACCGTTCGCTACCTGGCGCGGGACCTGGGGCCCAAGGGCATCCGGGTCAACGCCCTGGCCGCGGGGCCCCTGAATACGATAGCCGCCAAGGGAATTCCGGGGTTCAAGTCCCTGGAGCAGGCCTGGGGCCGGCAGGCGCCGCTGGGCTGGGACTCGCGCAACAGCCACGAGACGGTGGGCCGGACCGCGTGTGCCCTGCTGTCGGATTGGATGCCGTCCACCACCGGAGAGCAGGTGCACGTGGATGGCGGCTACCACTCCATCGGGGCCCCGCCGGTGGACCCGTCGCTGGATGACCCGCCCGAGGCGAAGCCCGCCCCGGCGGACGAGTAG
- a CDS encoding CheR family methyltransferase, giving the protein MTGPGGMDPLLFARARQLVSERTGFRDDAIAPESLERVVRAELARGRSLGELLTELQNPESPFAQVVVRSSLVGETYFYRHPEHFRFVARDGVPGVLRRNPMRLRGWSAGCATGEEAYSLASCLLASAPPGMPVEVLGTDINETSLAHARRATYGAWSRRDSGPHLFPLYRAIGEREVVILEGVRSVTTFAVTNLMGPLPDLFGFFEFILCRNVLTYFTPAAREVAIGHIVRALAPGGYLFLGTVEVDRVPDGLVRVGPPELQAFHRPETPLAPPKALVPRPARTGHPRMTPPPVALPPPEPPRSPSQFHLEALERIEQGDVPRATLMLEALVRQFPDYLPGLLELALLRERNGARAAAYPLMRAVHARAAKLPPDQLVEGPECLPARFYKASADAYLNQGAAE; this is encoded by the coding sequence ATGACGGGGCCGGGGGGAATGGATCCACTGCTGTTTGCCCGGGCCCGGCAGCTGGTCTCCGAGCGGACAGGTTTCCGGGACGACGCCATTGCCCCGGAGTCCCTGGAGCGCGTCGTGCGAGCGGAGCTGGCGCGCGGGCGCTCCTTGGGGGAGCTGCTCACCGAGCTGCAGAACCCGGAGTCGCCCTTCGCCCAGGTCGTCGTGCGCTCCTCGCTGGTGGGGGAGACGTACTTCTACCGGCACCCGGAGCACTTCCGCTTCGTGGCCCGGGACGGGGTTCCCGGCGTGCTGCGCCGCAACCCGATGCGCCTGCGGGGCTGGAGCGCGGGGTGTGCCACCGGGGAGGAGGCCTACTCGCTGGCGTCCTGCCTGCTGGCGTCCGCGCCGCCGGGCATGCCCGTGGAGGTGCTGGGCACGGACATCAACGAGACGAGCCTGGCCCACGCCCGGCGCGCCACCTATGGCGCCTGGTCCCGGCGGGACTCCGGCCCCCACCTGTTTCCGCTGTACCGCGCCATCGGGGAGCGGGAGGTGGTCATCCTGGAGGGGGTGCGGAGCGTCACCACCTTCGCGGTCACCAACCTGATGGGGCCGCTGCCGGATCTGTTCGGGTTCTTCGAGTTCATCCTCTGCCGCAACGTGCTCACCTACTTCACGCCCGCGGCGCGCGAGGTGGCCATCGGCCACATCGTCCGGGCGCTGGCCCCGGGGGGCTACCTCTTCCTGGGCACCGTGGAGGTGGACCGCGTTCCGGACGGGCTGGTGCGCGTGGGGCCCCCCGAGCTGCAGGCCTTCCACCGCCCCGAGACGCCCCTGGCCCCTCCCAAGGCGCTCGTGCCCAGGCCCGCTCGCACCGGGCACCCGCGGATGACGCCGCCCCCGGTGGCCTTGCCCCCACCCGAGCCGCCCCGCTCGCCCTCGCAGTTCCACCTGGAGGCGCTCGAGCGCATCGAGCAGGGCGACGTTCCCCGGGCCACGCTCATGCTGGAGGCCCTGGTGCGGCAGTTCCCGGACTACCTGCCCGGCTTGCTGGAGCTGGCCCTGCTGCGCGAGCGCAATGGGGCCCGCGCGGCCGCCTACCCGCTCATGCGCGCCGTGCACGCCCGCGCGGCGAAGCTGCCCCCGGATCAGCTCGTCGAGGGGCCCGAGTGTCTTCCCGCCCGCTTCTACAAGGCGTCGGCGGACGCCTATCTGAACCAGGGAGCCGCTGAATGA
- a CDS encoding chemotaxis protein CheW: MKVIPRTLDEAQEEELRRLLERRAERLREQEQGDSTQDEAVYMVAEFPLGEERYALPLEALRAALPLRMVTPVPLSTPHIIGVLRFQGQVLAALSLASLLGGHGWREDPAVLLVVDRGDGELCALDCEAIPRPTSLPVAAVEAARSRAEGAILEVYTDQQLVHLIDPPRLFVKAGTGVRHGR; the protein is encoded by the coding sequence ATGAAGGTGATTCCAAGGACCCTGGATGAAGCCCAGGAGGAGGAGCTCCGCCGGCTCCTGGAGCGGCGCGCGGAGCGCCTCCGGGAACAGGAGCAGGGCGACAGCACCCAGGACGAGGCCGTCTACATGGTGGCCGAGTTCCCCCTGGGCGAGGAGCGCTACGCGCTGCCGCTCGAGGCGCTGCGCGCGGCGCTCCCGCTGCGGATGGTGACCCCCGTGCCGCTCTCGACGCCCCACATCATCGGCGTGCTGCGCTTCCAGGGGCAGGTGCTCGCGGCCCTCAGCCTCGCGTCCCTGCTGGGAGGCCACGGCTGGCGGGAGGATCCCGCGGTCCTGCTGGTGGTGGACCGGGGCGATGGGGAGCTGTGCGCGCTGGACTGCGAGGCCATTCCGCGCCCCACGAGCCTGCCCGTGGCGGCGGTGGAGGCGGCGCGCTCCCGGGCGGAGGGCGCCATCCTGGAGGTCTACACCGACCAGCAGCTCGTTCACCTCATCGATCCGCCCCGCCTCTTCGTGAAGGCCGGAACGGGAGTGCGTCATGGCCGTTGA
- a CDS encoding response regulator, whose amino-acid sequence MSLPSLLLVDDSDAILALERAILSGHYSLNTASNGREALEKVGRLQPEAVLLDLSMPEMDGDEVLQRMKATAATASIPVIIISSEKSRAEACLGLGAEAFLAKPFRAEDLLSAVAKALENARKRTRAGAMLVLRMTTGDQEFAVPLDAVREVLLQPALRPLPTGPDYLREYVELRGSAVCVLDVARRLEMEHRVPVRERMLVIIHVDGVPLALCVDRVQDPEEFPAGDIDRRLGGVEHGLLKEGLIGMLRVGGGRTLPLLDPRVFVARELLKDLSTLLKPGGVGQGA is encoded by the coding sequence GTGAGCCTCCCGTCCCTCCTTCTCGTCGATGACAGCGACGCCATTCTCGCGCTCGAGCGGGCCATCCTGTCAGGCCACTACTCGCTGAACACCGCGAGCAACGGCCGCGAGGCGCTCGAGAAGGTGGGACGGCTCCAGCCGGAGGCCGTGCTGCTGGACCTGTCGATGCCGGAGATGGACGGGGACGAGGTGCTCCAGCGGATGAAGGCCACCGCGGCCACCGCCAGCATCCCCGTCATCATCATTTCCTCGGAGAAGTCGCGCGCGGAGGCGTGCCTGGGGCTGGGGGCGGAGGCGTTCCTGGCCAAGCCCTTCCGCGCCGAGGATCTGCTGTCCGCGGTGGCCAAGGCGCTGGAGAACGCCCGCAAGCGCACGCGCGCCGGGGCGATGCTGGTGCTGCGGATGACGACGGGGGACCAGGAGTTCGCCGTGCCCCTGGACGCGGTGCGCGAGGTGCTGCTGCAGCCAGCCCTGCGGCCCCTGCCCACCGGGCCCGACTACCTGCGCGAGTACGTGGAGCTGCGCGGCTCGGCGGTGTGCGTGCTGGACGTGGCGCGCCGGCTGGAGATGGAGCACCGCGTGCCGGTGCGCGAGCGGATGCTCGTCATCATCCACGTGGACGGTGTGCCGCTGGCCCTGTGCGTGGACCGGGTGCAGGACCCGGAGGAGTTCCCCGCGGGGGACATCGACCGGCGCCTGGGCGGCGTGGAGCATGGGCTCCTCAAGGAGGGGCTCATCGGCATGCTTCGGGTGGGGGGAGGCCGGACGCTTCCCCTGTTGGATCCGCGCGTCTTCGTCGCGCGGGAGCTATTGAAAGACTTGTCCACGCTGTTGAAGCCCGGTGGTGTGGGACAGGGCGCATGA